In Alicyclobacillus acidocaldarius subsp. acidocaldarius DSM 446, the genomic window GCCTTCAGGTGGCGCTGGATGATTACGGCGTGGAACGCACCAACCTGCACCTGCTCGAGGTCTTGCAGCCGGAGTGGATCAAGCTGGACCTGTCGTTTGTGCGGGAGGGACGCTGGGAGTTGATTCGCAGCTTGCGACGGTTCGTCGAGGATTGGCCTGGAATGCACCTGATTGTAGAGGGCGTCGAGTCCAAGGTGGACATTGAGCGCTGTCTGGACGCCGGCGTGCGGTACATGCAGGGGTTCGCGCTCGGGATCCCGCTGCCGTTGACAGACGCCCTCCGCGTCGAGGTGGATCCCAGATGATCTTCGTGCCTGAATTGGCGCAAGTGTTGTTGCCGTGGTGGGTCCTGGGCGTATGGTTGGAACCGAGCTGGTGGTGGGTGTGGGCGCCTGTTGGGACGTATCTCGCCGCCACGCACATCGCGTTACGGTGGGCCGCAAGGAAAAGTAGACGGGATGGATTTCAGCGCGTGATCCGATTGCCGGTCGCGCGCTTTGTTGTTGAATTGCTTCTCCGCGGGAAAGTTCACGTACCACGCGGTGTGCCTTGTTATCTGCTTCACATTCGCACAGAGGAACTGCGGGATGTCCGTCGATTCCGACGGGAGTTGGAGGCGGATATCCAACACGGGCTTGCGCTCGGGCCTGGATTTTACGTGGGGAACACGTACTCGGATGTGGGTTTGCACGTGCGGCGTTTTGCGCCCAATGCCGTCACGGTGATACCGGGAACGTTCTTCCCACGCTGGCTGCAATGCTGGGGTGACGTGAGGCGGCAACAGCAGCAAATGGCCGGGCGAGCGATGAACGAAGGCGAACGATGGTATCTTCTCGCAATCTACGTCACGAAGGAGGCGAAAGCTTGTGCGATTCAAGCCGTGGATGAAGTACACAATCACCGGGCTTTGCGGTGTTGTGATTGGAATCAATGTGGGGGTGTGGATCGGCGCGCCGCGGCAAGTCACGGTCGAAATGCCGGGAGCGACGCAAGCGCCGTCATCCAATCCCACCGTGGCGACACCTGAACCTGCGAACTCGATCACGGACCCGGCCAAACCCGCATGGGAGGGTCTGCAACAGGCAAGCGCGTCGTTTCTCCAGACGATCTTCCGCACACCGGTGCTGAACGCGCAAGGGAAGAGTGTGCCGATGCCGACGGACAAGCCGATCTTATTCTCTGCGCCCTGGTGCCCTTTCTGTAAGGAAACAGAAGAGTTGCTTATCAAAAATCACCTGATGAACCGCCTGACGATTGTCGGTGTGGCCCTAAACGGCGGCGAACCTTCCGAAGGAATTCCGGCGCGAACGGTGACCAACGCCGCACAAGCGCAGGAAGCGTTCAAACTCGACTGGGCTCATTACGGCATACGTTACCCGACAGATGGGATCTTGTACGCCATGCCCGGGACGCCCATTGACCAGGCTGTCCAGTCGTATCCGACGTTCCTCATCCCTCATGACGGCAAGTGGTATGTCGAGATCGGTTACAATTCCTCTGTATCGTTCTGGAAGGCGGTGCTTGGATGATGTGGCGGTGGGTTCGAATTCGTCGCGGACTCGGGATCGTCATTCCTGCGATTGCGCTGAGTGTAAGTGCATACTGGAGCCTTGTGCTCCACTGGTCGGCGTGTGTGATGTGCTGGTCGGAACGTCTGTTGCTCGCAACGACGCTCTTCGGATGGGCGATAGACTTGCCTTGGCTCGTGGCCTTCGCTTCCGCCTCCGGTTTGGTGGTCTCAGCAGCACAGTGGTGGATGCAGCTTCGAGCAGTCCATGCGGCTTTTTGCTCCACGACGGCGCCATGTGACATTTCGTACTTCCAGTTGGGGCCGCTTACTACGGCCGGACTCGCGACGATAGTGTTTGCAGCGCTAACAGCATTAGCACTGGATCGGCTCGCACATGTACCGAGGCAAGCCAAGAAAATGGGTGGAATGCTGTTCCGGTCAGAGATTCAATCTGGTCGTTAGGTTAGAAAGGGCGTCCGTGTTCGTGGACATCCTTTGGTGGGTCACAAAAGAAATTGACGGAGGAGCCGCTTCGCTCTTGAGTGAGGCGGCTTTCGTTTTGTCCTGCAACTCGTGCTCCAGTGAAGACCAAATCTCAAGGAGGAGTCTTGCATGTTGTTCAATCTGCTGTGGCGTTTTGCGGTGATCGGATTTCTGCTCGGAGGCGGCGTCATCAACTTTGTCTTTTGGAAGCAAGACAACGAACACAAACCTGAGAGGACGCAGGTGCTGGGCCGGACGTTGCTGGGAGGGTTCATCGGTCTCGTCGTATTCGTGATTGCTGGGATCGTGTTCTACATGAGTGTGCCTCATCACCCTGTCCACTGAGGCGAACGCTGATGCGACTGACCAAATATTACATCGCGCGGCGCAGGCGGGACGGCTGGATCGAGGTGAGCTTCGCGCCGCGCCTCGTCCTCTATGCGCTCGATCGCGAAGGATTCTTCCGCGCCCGCGACGAGGCGTATGACAAGCTCGCGTGGTTACTGCCGCCCCACGCGAAAGGCGTGATTTCGCGAAGCGTGTGGCTGCGTTACCCGGCCGAAGAAGGGTGGGAAACGCGCGAGGTGCCGCTTCGGTGGTGGCAAAGACTCGTGCTTGTCTCCTGGTATCTCATGAACACGGAAAACTGGGGCCGAGAACCTGGCAAGTCGTGGTGGGCGATTGGACGCGAAACCATCACGGAGGCACGGATGTCGCGCGAGCGATTCGTTGATTGGCGGCGCGGAAAGGAGGGGGCGAATGCGGTATCTCATCACGGACTGGGACGAACTCCATGAGGCTTTGAGCGACGTGCCGCACCAATGGCGCGCCACTTGCCCTTTGCCCGTGGCGGGCGACGCCTGGGTGGTCGAGGCGCCGTTTGCCGAGCCTGAGACGTTGGCGGAAGCCGTTCGGAGCGGTGTCTCGGTGCTTCTCGTCGGAAGCCCTGGGCAAGTGGATCCGGCGATCCGCACGATTCAAGGGCTCGAGTGGCAGGTGGGGGAGGAGCTCGATCCGGAAGCGATCCTCGCTTGGATGCGCACGCATGGAGAGACCAAGGCGCCAAGGCCCGCGATCCGAAAGCACGCGGAAGCTGCCACGGGCGTGGTGGCGGTCTTTGCCGGGCTATTGCCGACCGGCGGCGGGGTGGGGAAGGATACGTTGGCGCTCAACACCGCCGCGTGGCTGGCCAAACGCAAGATCGACGTGGCCGTTGCCGATCTCGACCCTTTCGGCACGCTCGGTTCGAAACTTCGGGAGGCGTCCTTTGAGACCGTCGATATTTTCGCCGAGGAGCGGCCCGAGCCGGATGTGGAGACGATTCGACGGATGTTCGCACCTGTAAAACTCGGCTTTGGTTTGTTGCCATCGAGCGGCCAGGGGACGGTGCTTCCTGGAGACGGGGTGAAACGCCTGATTCACGCTGCGCGACGCGCGTTTTCTGTGACGATCCTGAATCTCGGGAGCGGGCAGACCAACGCCTATTACGCGGCGCTGGAAGCCGCGACGCATGCGTATCTGGTCGGCCAGGGCGATCGAGGCAAGTTCCGTGCGTACAAGCGAGCGCTTGAGGAGTTGACGCCGCTTTGTCGTCAAGCGCCACGGGTCATCTTGAATCGGTTTTACGACAAGGACGCGCCAAGGCTTTGGGAGGAGGAGTTCGCGGGATCGCCGCCCTTTGCGGCGATCTTCGAAGACAGGCGTGTGTTCGAGGCGACGGAAGCGGGCGAAGCGGCGGCGCTGAAGGATCCGAAACGCCCGTTTGGGCGAGCGATTGAGAAGATTGTGCAGGACATTCTTGGCGAAGAGCAAGCGAGCGAAGAGCCGAGAAAGGAGGCGAGGCGCAAATGGCTATGGTGAGCAAGGCCACCATGGGGCTTGGCCTTTTGGGGGTCGGTGTCGCGGTGTGGTTGGACTGGATGGTGCTTGAGCGTGCTCATGCCACTGTG contains:
- a CDS encoding disulfide bond formation protein B encodes the protein MWRWVRIRRGLGIVIPAIALSVSAYWSLVLHWSACVMCWSERLLLATTLFGWAIDLPWLVAFASASGLVVSAAQWWMQLRAVHAAFCSTTAPCDISYFQLGPLTTAGLATIVFAALTALALDRLAHVPRQAKKMGGMLFRSEIQSGR
- a CDS encoding AAA family ATPase, whose translation is MRYLITDWDELHEALSDVPHQWRATCPLPVAGDAWVVEAPFAEPETLAEAVRSGVSVLLVGSPGQVDPAIRTIQGLEWQVGEELDPEAILAWMRTHGETKAPRPAIRKHAEAATGVVAVFAGLLPTGGGVGKDTLALNTAAWLAKRKIDVAVADLDPFGTLGSKLREASFETVDIFAEERPEPDVETIRRMFAPVKLGFGLLPSSGQGTVLPGDGVKRLIHAARRAFSVTILNLGSGQTNAYYAALEAATHAYLVGQGDRGKFRAYKRALEELTPLCRQAPRVILNRFYDKDAPRLWEEEFAGSPPFAAIFEDRRVFEATEAGEAAALKDPKRPFGRAIEKIVQDILGEEQASEEPRKEARRKWLW